A window from Candidatus Omnitrophota bacterium encodes these proteins:
- a CDS encoding DNA methyltransferase, with protein MAAANIYWHDYRYFPYERDIAYKEVVGLLDPPEIKNKKDGFQLLGRFNNSDISKLVYFSHYEINNQKHPTLQYLFEKKNNGNGKKRQSTRYSSHDLHEYKGRFNPQIVRSILNILGIDRKAKILDPFCGCGTTLVECAHVDISAVGCDINPLAIFIANAKVKALGIRTRKLKEEGDVVFDKFYSDRRRKVVSNMDDRLRYLSQWFPPDELNDIELLRKIILSHSSVGKEILLSIVSNLLRDYSLQEPADLRIRRRKSPFPAVALIDVFREDLYSFCASLEQVQEAIGVKRSKNKAYHCEAQEIGKRFRRWGTGSFFDAVITSPPYATALPYIDTQRLSLIWLGLCDVNDLRRYEANLTGSREFMGAQKKSCAYDFNNNLADLPKTLYSFLLKLENAVSDDDGFRRRDLPILLYRYFSNMKNIFYSVAKVVKPKGAFVLIVGHNKTYLGGMKYDINTPVLLKELARESGWIIDFSYPLQTYQRYSIHMENAVSSEDMICLRRK; from the coding sequence ATGGCGGCAGCTAATATTTATTGGCATGATTATAGATACTTCCCCTACGAAAGAGATATCGCTTATAAGGAAGTAGTAGGGCTTTTAGACCCTCCAGAAATTAAAAACAAAAAAGACGGTTTTCAGTTATTAGGTAGATTTAATAATTCGGATATTTCGAAACTTGTTTACTTTTCGCACTATGAAATCAATAATCAGAAGCATCCTACCTTGCAGTATCTTTTTGAGAAAAAAAACAACGGAAACGGGAAAAAACGACAATCGACACGGTACTCTTCACACGATTTACATGAATACAAGGGGAGGTTTAATCCACAAATAGTTCGTTCGATTCTGAACATACTGGGTATCGATAGAAAAGCAAAGATTCTTGATCCTTTTTGTGGTTGTGGTACGACATTAGTAGAGTGTGCCCATGTGGATATCTCTGCTGTAGGATGTGATATTAATCCATTGGCTATATTTATAGCAAACGCAAAAGTTAAAGCGTTAGGTATTAGAACGAGAAAACTTAAAGAAGAAGGAGATGTTGTTTTCGATAAATTTTATTCCGATAGAAGAAGAAAAGTCGTGAGTAACATGGATGATAGGCTCAGATATTTGTCGCAGTGGTTTCCACCTGATGAACTGAATGATATTGAACTGCTTCGGAAAATTATTTTATCTCATAGCAGTGTAGGTAAAGAAATTCTGCTTTCTATCGTTAGTAATTTATTAAGAGATTATTCATTGCAAGAGCCAGCAGATTTGAGAATAAGAAGGAGAAAAAGTCCTTTTCCGGCTGTGGCTTTGATTGATGTTTTCCGAGAAGATTTATATTCTTTTTGTGCAAGTCTGGAGCAAGTGCAAGAAGCCATTGGAGTCAAAAGATCTAAGAATAAAGCCTACCATTGTGAAGCTCAAGAGATAGGAAAGAGGTTTCGGAGATGGGGCACAGGCTCATTTTTCGATGCAGTAATAACAAGTCCTCCTTATGCTACTGCATTGCCATATATTGATACGCAAAGATTAAGTTTGATATGGCTCGGTTTGTGTGATGTCAATGATTTGCGGAGATATGAGGCCAATCTGACAGGTAGCCGTGAATTTATGGGAGCCCAAAAGAAATCTTGTGCTTACGATTTTAATAATAATCTGGCTGATTTGCCTAAGACTCTCTATAGTTTTTTGTTGAAATTAGAAAATGCAGTCTCTGATGATGATGGATTCCGAAGAAGAGACTTACCTATTTTGCTGTATAGATATTTTTCAAATATGAAAAATATTTTTTATTCAGTAGCAAAAGTGGTTAAACCCAAAGGGGCCTTTGTTCTAATTGTCGGACACAATAAAACCTATTTGGGAGGAATGAAATATGATATCAATACACCCGTCTTATTAAAAGAATTAGCACGGGAATCAGGATGGATTATCGATTTTTCCTATCCTTTGCAAACTTACCAACGATATAGTATCCATATGGAAAATGCAGTGTCTTCTGAAGACATGATTTGCTTGAGGCGAAAATGA
- a CDS encoding restriction endonuclease has translation MNEFALHPNVYATGGHPGLISMLENIWVRDHTPGEGAFYLVSGFANYNGGVRFYDTFKNHVDRGGHIYAYLGGSTSQKLTSQQVVEALLECGVEVNIINRKRILHAKLYGRVNSLGERLVVTSGNFTGPGMSQNVEGSIMLDTDTVSSMGFSWRSLIGEINKQKWEIYKPTLRNRRAPAWNLLFDEISGAVVLDETQEVTMVITLGHNDVARIQASPGSKAGLGTQYFWLSRDCFDFFPALTVRNQRGVKTTYSTLIKLYYIDLNILDKKTRVTFEAENNLDFRLGTSRLRYTKLADVGDLAIISRVGEDEYELRIAKQGTEEYRKLSPYAINFIGHRGKRFGYLSNQEFGKLLNLHLPTSSFD, from the coding sequence ATGAACGAGTTTGCGTTACATCCTAATGTCTATGCTACTGGTGGACATCCCGGGTTAATTAGTATGTTAGAAAATATATGGGTGAGGGATCATACTCCTGGAGAGGGGGCGTTTTATCTCGTATCGGGGTTTGCAAATTACAATGGAGGTGTTAGGTTTTATGATACTTTTAAGAATCATGTCGACCGCGGTGGTCACATTTATGCATATTTGGGAGGAAGCACTTCACAAAAGCTTACAAGTCAGCAAGTAGTAGAAGCTCTTTTAGAGTGTGGAGTAGAAGTAAACATAATTAATAGAAAGAGGATTTTGCATGCAAAGCTTTATGGACGAGTTAATTCTTTAGGAGAGCGTTTAGTTGTTACTTCTGGAAATTTTACTGGCCCTGGAATGTCTCAGAATGTAGAGGGGTCAATTATGTTAGATACCGATACAGTTTCTTCTATGGGGTTTTCATGGAGAAGTTTAATTGGAGAGATAAATAAGCAAAAATGGGAAATATACAAACCTACACTTCGTAATAGAAGAGCTCCGGCTTGGAATCTGTTGTTTGATGAAATTTCGGGTGCGGTTGTTCTTGATGAAACCCAAGAAGTTACAATGGTAATAACTTTAGGCCATAATGATGTAGCGCGAATCCAGGCCTCTCCAGGGAGTAAAGCTGGGCTTGGGACTCAATATTTCTGGTTAAGTCGTGATTGCTTTGATTTCTTTCCAGCTTTAACAGTTAGAAATCAAAGAGGAGTTAAGACGACTTACTCAACTTTAATTAAGCTATATTATATAGATTTAAATATTCTAGATAAAAAAACCAGGGTGACTTTTGAAGCTGAGAATAACTTAGATTTTCGCCTTGGTACAAGTAGGCTAAGATATACCAAACTAGCTGATGTGGGTGATCTCGCGATTATTTCTAGGGTTGGCGAAGATGAATACGAGTTACGTATAGCGAAGCAGGGTACAGAAGAGTATAGAAAATTGTCCCCTTATGCCATTAATTTTATTGGTCATCGCGGTAAAAGATTTGGTTATTTGTCTAATCAAGAGTTTGGCAAATTGCTGAATTTACACCTTCCTACGAGTTCTTTTGATTAG
- a CDS encoding ATP-dependent endonuclease produces the protein MKISKIEIKNFRSLHDVTIYPNNILTLVGRNNSGKSNITKALALFFDPSTKGMDSECFYNHKTDKPIQITLTFEKLSGWESEQFKAWMDGEKLIVGREIVCKSEDEFEVKTLAFTKVPEPEWLQDDLITGEKIAEWWSKKAELKIKGIDFSSELGSAKPSVTKWKEVAKKFLDVNKDKIPWKDERRENPKGYPGVLKGALPEFVYVPAIRDVSDEAKVSQTSPFGKLINSVLEKIADKEKEAIAGQLKEIENKLNRTGGKDRVAEVKAIEDQLNRLIREIMECDIEIEMGVPQLKEIFGGVKIYANDGVRTIIDTKGHGLQRSMIFTILRAYAELSHTQKAVEKAGERTTIFAIEEPELYLHPQSQRTFMNVFRNIAKGKDQVIYSTHSSLFVDITWFDEICIVRRDKEGDEYKSKVTQLSMKDMLGDLKARKGIDGNEVGIREQYSNAFNPLINEGFFASKVVIVEGPSEQYLFPIYSEAMGYNLDQNNVSVVHSDGKGSMDRLLRVFNGFKIPTYLWFDGDKDNADSEVKKKTLELLELLGNKKSKIEEVGTEISDCYAVLEYKLEKILKEEIKDYDVIISEAAKILGPVGKPLEQRYLAVQIKKKIDNKAKPEDVIPKTIIEIIGKIKNLKFNCSVLRK, from the coding sequence ATGAAAATTTCCAAAATCGAGATAAAAAATTTTCGATCATTACACGATGTTACTATTTATCCGAATAACATTTTAACTTTAGTAGGGCGAAATAATAGCGGTAAATCTAATATAACTAAAGCGTTGGCACTTTTCTTTGATCCCTCTACTAAGGGTATGGATTCCGAATGTTTTTATAATCATAAGACTGATAAGCCGATACAGATTACTTTAACTTTTGAGAAATTGAGTGGTTGGGAGAGTGAACAGTTTAAGGCATGGATGGATGGGGAAAAACTGATTGTAGGAAGAGAGATTGTTTGTAAATCGGAAGATGAGTTTGAAGTTAAAACCTTGGCTTTTACAAAAGTACCTGAACCTGAATGGTTACAAGATGATTTAATTACTGGAGAAAAGATAGCTGAGTGGTGGAGTAAAAAAGCAGAGTTGAAGATAAAAGGAATTGATTTTTCTTCGGAACTTGGTTCTGCAAAGCCGAGCGTTACGAAGTGGAAAGAAGTGGCGAAAAAATTCCTAGATGTAAATAAAGATAAAATTCCTTGGAAGGATGAAAGACGGGAGAATCCAAAGGGGTATCCCGGTGTATTGAAAGGGGCCTTACCGGAATTTGTTTATGTGCCCGCTATTAGGGATGTGTCAGATGAGGCTAAGGTTTCCCAGACTAGTCCTTTTGGTAAACTTATAAATTCCGTGCTTGAAAAGATTGCTGATAAGGAAAAAGAGGCGATTGCTGGACAGCTAAAGGAGATTGAAAATAAGCTTAATCGTACGGGAGGGAAAGACCGAGTGGCTGAGGTTAAAGCGATTGAAGATCAGCTTAACAGGCTTATAAGAGAGATTATGGAGTGTGATATTGAAATTGAAATGGGGGTTCCCCAGCTTAAAGAAATCTTTGGGGGTGTTAAAATATATGCGAATGATGGAGTAAGGACAATTATTGATACAAAAGGACATGGTCTCCAGCGGTCGATGATTTTCACAATACTTCGGGCTTACGCTGAACTTTCGCATACGCAAAAGGCAGTTGAGAAAGCAGGGGAAAGGACAACTATATTTGCGATAGAAGAACCGGAATTATATCTGCATCCACAGTCGCAAAGAACTTTTATGAATGTTTTTAGGAATATAGCCAAAGGAAAAGATCAGGTTATTTATAGTACTCATTCAAGTCTTTTTGTTGATATTACCTGGTTTGATGAAATATGTATAGTCAGAAGAGATAAAGAAGGGGATGAATATAAGAGTAAAGTTACGCAATTGTCTATGAAGGATATGCTTGGAGATTTGAAAGCTCGTAAAGGTATAGATGGGAATGAAGTGGGTATAAGAGAACAGTATTCAAACGCTTTTAACCCCTTGATTAATGAGGGGTTCTTTGCAAGTAAAGTAGTTATTGTCGAAGGTCCATCTGAACAATATTTATTTCCTATATATTCCGAAGCGATGGGGTACAATCTTGATCAAAATAATGTGTCAGTAGTGCATTCTGATGGCAAAGGTTCAATGGATAGATTGTTACGCGTTTTTAACGGTTTCAAAATTCCTACCTACCTTTGGTTTGATGGTGATAAAGATAACGCGGATTCGGAGGTAAAGAAAAAAACACTAGAGCTTCTTGAATTGTTAGGTAATAAGAAAAGCAAGATCGAGGAAGTTGGCACGGAAATTTCTGATTGCTATGCAGTGCTTGAATATAAATTGGAAAAAATCTTAAAAGAAGAAATCAAGGATTATGATGTCATAATTAGTGAAGCAGCTAAAATTCTGGGACCTGTTGGCAAGCCTTTAGAGCAAAGATACTTAGCTGTCCAAATAAAAAAGAAAATAGATAATAAGGCGAAGCCTGAAGATGTCATACCTAAAACTATCATAGAAATCATTGGGAAGATAAAAAACTTGAAATTTAATTGTAGTGTATTACGTAAATAG
- a CDS encoding exonuclease SbcCD subunit D produces the protein MRIIHFSDTHLGFSDFTKVDPETGINLREADVYDAFSQVINYIISNPPDIVIHAGDLFDTYRPPNRAINFALKEIARVSQKQIPVIMISGNHSTPRIRISGSIFEAFEILENVYPVYQSKYQEIIIKDVAVHCVPHMGTEEELNRAFDEIRINTKVKYNVIVAHLGITAEVQYKMGEFNELIIPQGALKKKSELDYIALGHYHRNLVLAENCCYSGSTERFSFNEAGQPKGFMEVDLAAKKRMFIPIKVREMIAFDPIDCKDQSSAKIVEEIEQLIKDRTQGNILQITFANIRRQQYLEMNFSKIKEIVSDAVHLKIICNWMTEKGSEVTKTSIGALSSEFESFIAHQDIKDLDKKKLKELGVGYLSQAQEEEE, from the coding sequence ATGCGAATAATCCATTTTTCCGATACACATTTAGGATTCTCGGATTTTACAAAAGTTGATCCAGAAACCGGAATCAACTTAAGGGAAGCTGATGTTTATGATGCTTTCTCTCAAGTAATTAACTATATCATTAGTAATCCTCCAGATATTGTAATTCATGCAGGTGATCTTTTTGATACCTACAGACCGCCTAATCGTGCAATAAACTTCGCTTTAAAAGAAATAGCAAGAGTATCTCAAAAACAAATACCAGTTATAATGATTTCTGGCAATCATTCAACTCCTCGAATTAGGATTTCTGGGTCAATCTTTGAGGCGTTTGAGATTTTGGAGAACGTTTACCCTGTTTATCAATCAAAATACCAGGAGATTATTATTAAAGATGTCGCGGTCCACTGCGTCCCTCATATGGGAACAGAGGAAGAATTGAATAGAGCATTTGACGAAATTAGAATCAATACAAAGGTAAAGTATAATGTAATCGTTGCTCATCTTGGGATTACTGCTGAAGTACAATATAAAATGGGGGAGTTTAATGAGTTAATAATTCCTCAAGGTGCTTTAAAAAAGAAGAGTGAACTCGATTATATAGCTCTCGGACACTATCACAGAAATCTGGTTCTTGCTGAAAACTGCTGTTATTCTGGGTCTACGGAACGTTTTAGTTTTAATGAAGCCGGTCAGCCAAAAGGTTTTATGGAAGTTGATTTAGCTGCAAAAAAGAGGATGTTTATACCGATAAAAGTAAGAGAGATGATAGCATTTGATCCAATTGATTGTAAAGACCAAAGCTCCGCAAAAATTGTTGAAGAAATTGAGCAATTAATTAAAGATAGGACGCAAGGCAATATCCTTCAGATTACTTTTGCCAATATAAGAAGGCAACAATATTTAGAGATGAATTTCTCAAAAATTAAAGAAATTGTCAGTGATGCAGTACATCTAAAAATTATCTGTAACTGGATGACTGAAAAGGGAAGTGAAGTCACTAAAACTTCTATAGGTGCACTTTCATCAGAGTTTGAAAGCTTTATCGCTCACCAAGATATTAAAGATTTGGATAAGAAAAAATTGAAAGAATTAGGAGTGGGGTATTTATCACAAGCACAAGAAGAGGAAGAGTAA